The stretch of DNA TGACAAAATATACTGGATGTGGAAGGGGTGCTAATCGTTCCCAAACAGGCTGTAAACATCCAGTCGAACTTAGGGGGCGGCTCAATGGTTCTGCTGAAGCCATATTGTCTACTCATTATTCAAGAGACAGGGTAGACGTCAGTTATAGCTTAAAATTTTTTCGTTAGACCACTACATCATCTCCGGAGTCGTCCTAGTCTTGAATGTAGTCATGGCCACTGATCAGAGCCATCTCTGCACGCACAAATTCCCGTCCTAGATATAGAGCATGGTCAAATCTGCTGAGGGGGCAAGGGTTGGCGACTTCCGTAATGGCCATGCCCAATTCTTTAGCCGTGCGACCTTTGTAGGTTTGTGTGGGCAGACGCTTGGCATTGCCACCTCGGGCGCAGAGGGGTTCGCCGGTCTCTGGATCGACAGCGAGACCTTTTTCGTTGATGGCATTGGTGTAGTGGTCGGCGCAGATCAGCCCGGCTGCTCGATCAACGTAGATAATAAAATATCCTTCTGGATCCAACTCGATGAAGCGTTTGGAGAGTTTGTCATCAAGCTTGGCCAAGTCTGCCGCTGTCGGGTGGGTGGTGGGTGTATGGGGATGGGTCATAACTCGTTTTTATTAGATTACCAATCCTTAAGTTTAAAGCGTGTCGTTGAGGATGGGAACCCGAGGTGCGTCAACGGCGGCAGCGATCGCCCTTCCTTGTGCATTTCATGACCATCAAGAACTACCTTGAAAGTATTTTTCGTGGCTACAACATAAAAGATTGTGGATAATCGTCAATAGCGCTTGTCTACGGCAGGTTTGTCTAGCAAGCGAGCGATCATGGTTCGGATGCATAGCCATGCTGCGCACTGTCCGCCGCTCAATCCATGTCCACCCTAGCGATTTTTCTGCAGACTTTCATGGTGGATCCCCTAACCTCTCCCTATTCCATTGCTTGGATCGCAAACATGGCAGAACTTCCCCAAGGGGAATGGGACGCCCTAGCCCTGCCACTAAAAACGCCGTTTCTGGAGTGGCATTGGCTGAACGCCATGGAAACCTCCCACAGCGTTGTACCCAATACCGGCTGGCTGCCCCAGCATTTGACCGTGTGGCGCGGGCGATTGCTGGTGGCCGCCGCACCACTCTACCTGA from Candidatus Obscuribacterales bacterium encodes:
- a CDS encoding DUF4346 domain-containing protein; the encoded protein is MTHPHTPTTHPTAADLAKLDDKLSKRFIELDPEGYFIIYVDRAAGLICADHYTNAINEKGLAVDPETGEPLCARGGNAKRLPTQTYKGRTAKELGMAITEVANPCPLSRFDHALYLGREFVRAEMALISGHDYIQD